Proteins from one Prinia subflava isolate CZ2003 ecotype Zambia chromosome 22, Cam_Psub_1.2, whole genome shotgun sequence genomic window:
- the LOC134561103 gene encoding T-cell surface glycoprotein CD3 epsilon chain isoform X1: MRLEQSLPLLGLLLCAVGTTAQQDEEFEGEFLVEISGTTVTITCPLEDENIQWDLPRKTDETRDRSLIIRDHDSAPANLSCSSGSKRRQLYLNARVCANCEELDAWTVAGIITADLLITLGLLILVHYFSKGRKGRASTAGDSRPRGQKMQRPPPVPNPDYEPIRKGQREVYAGLAPRGI, translated from the exons atgaggctggagcagtccctgcccctcctggggctcctgctgtgtgcag ttggCACAACAGCTCAGCAGG atgaGGAATTTGAGG GGGAATTCCTGGTGGAGATTTCTGGCACCACGGTGACAATCACGTGTCCCTTGGAGGATGAGAACATCCAGTGGGACCTGCCTAGGAAAACAGACGAAACCAGGGACAGGAGTTTGATTATAAGAGACCACGACAGCGCTCCTGCCAACCTGAGCTGCTCCTCGGGCAGTAAGAGGCGTCAGCTGTACCTGAACGCCAGAG TGTGTGCCAACTGTGAGGAGCTGGACGCCTGGACCGTGGCGGGGATCATCACTGCAGACCTGCTCAtcaccctggggctgctcatCCTGGTCCACTACTTCAGCAAGGGCAGGAAGGGCCGGGCCAGCACCGCTGGGGACAGCCGGCCACGAG gtcagaaGATGCAGCGTCCTCCCCCCGTCCCAAACCCGGACTATGAG CCCATCCGGAAAGGCCAGCGGGAGGTGTACGCAGGCCTGGCACCCCGGGGCATCTGA
- the LOC134561166 gene encoding myelin protein zero-like protein 2 has product MRGRTWLGAALVLGAQLRALWLAAAVEVHTAKEVVAVNGTNQRLKCTFSSSSPVGQQLSVTWNFQPEDLSPHEPVFYYLKEPYKPPSGRFKERVTWDGNVERNDVSIIIWNLQPSDNGTFTCQVTNWPDVYGTIGEVRLRVVQKVSFSEIHFLAVAIGSASVLMIIVVITVIICRQHRRKARAKRTEVADTEGKEKESLKVGEEKEPIPLED; this is encoded by the exons ATGCGCGGCCGCACCTGGCTGGGCGCTGCGCTCGTCCTTGGGGCGCAGCTCCGAG CGCTGTGGCTGGCGGCAGCCGTGGAGGTTCACACCGCCAAGGAGGTGGTGGCCGTGAACGGGACCAACCAGCGGCTGAAATGcaccttttccagcagcagccccgtgggccagcagctctcagtgacCTGGAACTTCCAGCCCGAGGACCTGAGCCCTCATGAGCCG GTATTTTACTACCTGAAGGAGCCCTACAAGCCCCCCTCGGGGAGGTTTAAAGAACGAGTCACCTGGGATGGGAACGTTGAGCGCAACGACGTTTCCATCATCATCTGGAACCTGCAGCCCAGCGACAACGGCACCTTCACCTGCCAGGTGACAAACTGGCCCGATGTCTACGGCACCATCGGGGAGGTGCGGCTCCGGGTTGTGCAGAAAG TGAGCTTCTCAGAGATCCATTTCCTGGCCGTGGCCATCGGATCTGCCTCTGTCCTGATGATCATCGTGGTGATAACCGTGATCATCTGCCGGCAGCACCGCAGGAAAGCGCGAGCCAAGAGGACGGAGGTGGCAGACACCGAGGG TAAAGAAAAGGAGAGCCTGAAggtgggggaagaaaaggaaccCATTCCACTGGAAGATTAA
- the ZW10 gene encoding centromere/kinetochore protein zw10 homolog encodes MAARAGSLVAAVLAHSGRLDKEHLGARVGRLSRRVEELKGEVCTMINKKYSEFLPSMQSAEDLVAQVEGLASNIDLLKAGIENEVQRDLNVAVAEFTELKQQLERDTLVLSVLKKLQEFDTTLKECNSALLEKQYVTAAQQLEKARSSLRSLEARRGFELKILKALGTELTVQTQNMIYHLGEEWQKLIVWKLPPSKGSSSLEAVVLSELHLHTVPPQDEDAAVPPLAAVLQALAVLGELHSKLKDFGQLLLQHILKPLISHPSLQPVPEEQPDVFILRFSSQELALDESSPMEVFDKIRLVFEVLHKYLLNVALEQPGGGRKEGRVTLAELLGELIWEELSDCLIHNCLVNSIPTNSSKLEQYKEVIESTEEFEKALKKMQFLKEDTTALLKYACNVDSHFANKKCQDVIMAARSLMTSEIHNTVKITPDSSVALPELPDPGSGDHLKMHRPSKLLQNGTVNLGAEGRLSPFTLCLPTCRISSSVQQLVELAYHTLLEATASTDLCCVQLFDCVRNIFQLFYEVVPTYHRENLQKLPQLAAIHHNNCMYLAHHLLTLGHQFRYRSTSVLSNGAATFVDLVPAFRRLGMECFLAQMRVQKGEILERLSSARNFSNMDDEENYCAAKKAIKQVLHQLRRLGTVWQDVLPVNVYCKAMGALLNTALAEIVTRIAALEDISAEDADRLYSLCRVMVEEGPQVFTPLLEEDKNKKYQEEVPVYVHKWMTFKELMIILQANLQEIVDQWADGKGPLAEEFSAAEVKSLIRALFQNTERRAAALARIK; translated from the exons ATGGCGGCGCGGGCGGGCTCGCTGGTGGCGGCCGTGCTGGCGCACTCGGGCCGGCTCGACAAGGAGCACCTGGGAGCCCGCGTCGGGCGCCTCTCCCGCCGGGTCGAGGAGCTCAAG GGAGAGGTGTGCACCATGATCAACAAGAAGTACAGCGAGTTCCTGCCCAGCATGCAGAGCGCAGAGGACCTGGTGGCGCAGGTGGAGGGGCTGGCCAGCAACATCGACCTGCTCAAGGCGGGCATCGAGAACGAG GTCCAGCGAGACCTGAACGTCGCTGTTGCCGAGTTCAcagagctgaagcagcagctggagagggacacgCTGGTCCTGAGCGTCCTGAAGAAGCTTCAGGAG TTTGACACAACTCTCAAGGAGTGCAactctgccctgctggagaAGCAGTACGtgacagcagctcagcagctggagaag gcacggagcagcctcaggagccTGGAGGCCCGCAGGGGCTTTGAGCTGAAGATCCTGAAGgccctgggcacagagctgaCGGTGCAGACACAGAACATGATCTACCATCTCGGGGAGGAGTGGCAGAAGCTCATTGTGTGGAAGCTCCCCCCTTCCAAAG gcagcagcagcctggaggcCGTGGTGCTGTCGGAGCTGCACTTGCACACGGTGCCACCCCAGGACGAGGACGCTGCTGTCCCAcccctggctgctgtgctgcaggccTTGGCTGTCCTGGGAGAGCTGCACTCCAAACTCAAAGATTTTG GCCAGTTGTTGCTGCAGCACATCCTGAAGCCGCTGATCTCACACCCATCTCTGCAGCCCgtcccagaggagcagccagaTGTGTTCATCCTGAGGTTCAGCTCCCAGGAGCTTGCCTTGGACGAGTCCTCTCCTATGGAGGTGTTTGACAAGATCAGGCTGGTTTTTGAAGTTCTGCACAAGTACCTGCTAA ATGtggccctggagcagcctgggggaggcagaaaggaaggcagagtcaccctggcagagctgctgggggagctCATCTGGGAGGAGCTCTCAGACTGCCTCATCCACAACTGCCTGGTGAACTCCATCCCAACCAACAGCAGCAAACTGGAGCAGTACAAAGAG GTGATCGAATCCACAGAGGAGTTTGAGAAAGCCCTGAAGAAGATGCAGTTTTTGAAGGAGGACACCACTGCCTTGCTGAAATACGCCTGCAATGTGGATTCCCACTTTGCCAACAAGAAGTGCCAGGATGTGATCATGGCAGCCAGGAGCCTGATGACCTCAGAAATACACAACACTGTGAAG ATCACACCGGATTCCAGCGTAGCCCTCCCGGAGCTCCCTGATCCCGGCTCAGGAGACCACCTAAAGATGCACAGACCCTCCAAGCTCCTGCAGAATGGGACAGTGAATCTGGGGGCCGAGGGCAGGCTGAGCCCGTTCACCCTGTGCCTGCCCACCTGCCGCATCAGCTCCTCCGTGCAGCAGCTCGTGGAGCTGGCTTACCACACCCTGCTGGAGGCCACGGCCAGCACGGATCTCTG CTGTGTGCAGCTCTTCGACTGTGTCAGGAACATCTTCCAGCTCTTCTATGAGGTAGTGCCCACATACCACAG GGAGAACCTGCAGAAGCTGCCCCAGCTGGCTGCCATCCACCACAACAACTGCATGTACCTCGCCCACCACCTGCTCACGCTGGGCCACCAGTTCCGCTACCGCAGCACCAGCGTGCTCAGCAATGGGGCCGCCACCTTCGTGGACCTGGTGCCTGCCTTCAGGAGGCTGG GGATGGAGTGTTTTCTGGCCCAGATGCGAGTGCAGAAGGGAGAAATCTTGGAGAGGCTCTCGAGTGCCAGGAATTTTTCCAACATGGATGACGAGGAGAATTATTGTGCAGCAAAGAAAGCCATAAAGCAG GTGCTGCACCAGCTGAGGAGGCTGGGCACGGTGTGGCAGGACGTGCTCCCTGTGAACGTGTACTGCAAGGCCATGGGGGCCCTACTGaacacagccctggcagagaTTGTCACCAGGATTGCTGCCCTGGAG GACATCTCTGCAGAGGATGCAGACAGGCTGTACTCCCTCTGCAGGGTCATGGTGGAGGAGGGACCCCAAGTCTTCACCCCTCTGCTTGAAGAAGACAAAAACAAGAAGTACCAAGAGGAAGTTCCAGTCTATGTGCACAAGTGGATGACATTCAAGGAGCTGATGATCATCCTGCAGGCCAACCTCCAGGAAATCGTGGATCA GTGGGCTGATGGCAAGGGGCCTCTGGCAGAGGAATTTTCGGCAGCTGAGGTGAAGAGTCTGATCCGAGCCCTGTTCCAGAACAcggagaggagagcagcagcgcTGGCCAGGATCAAGTGA
- the LOC134561128 gene encoding T-cell surface glycoprotein CD3 gamma chain-like: protein MAGGRVLSAWALLASLAAASWGVRGQIYVKEFSGKVFLECVRGQGKNVTWWKDGSAVGHEAQLSLSGVYDDPRGLYVCETGGQNKSLQVHYRMCQNCIEVDAPTISGIVVADVVATLFLALAVYCVTGHDRGHSSRASDRQNLISNELYQPLGEREDEQYSRLAPARARR from the exons ATGGCCGGGGGAAGGGTCCTGAGcgcctgggcactgctggccagCCTGGCCGCGGCCAGCTGGGGCGTCCGAG GGCAGATCTACGTGAAGGAATTCAGTGGCAAGGTGTTCCTGGAATGTGTGCGAGGCCAGGGCAAAAACGTCACCTGGTGGAAGGACGGGAGCGCGGTTGGACACgaggcacagctgagcctgagCGGGGTTTATGACGACCCCAGGGGCCTCTACGTGTGTGAAACGGGAGGGCAGAACAAAAGCCTCCAGGTGCACTATCGCA TGTGCCAGAACTGCATCGAGGTGGACGCTCCCACCATCTCAGGCATCGTCGTCGCGGATGTGGTGGCCACGCTGTTCCTGGCCCTGGCCGTGTACTGCGTCACTGGCCACGACAGGGGACACTCCTCACGAG CTTCTGACAGGCAGAACCTGATCAGCAACGAGCTCTACCAG cccctcggGGAGCGGGAGGATGAGCAGTACAGCCGGCTGGCTCCCGCCCGTGCCCGCAGGTGA
- the TMPRSS5 gene encoding transmembrane protease serine 5: protein MTQQKAVSLRDVQVSAGQQFLQVRPRQEGSLEDLWQVRSSCQSGRIVALQCSECGLQAGALRVVGGTDVAPGRWPWQVSVCQGSQHRCGGSVLAPEWILTAAHCVHRQPPAPAWRVFAGIVTRGSLQPGAGVPVRDIIPHPLYNHSSLDYDIALMRLRVPLNFSGAIRAACLPPAPQDLLQGTQCWVSGWGYTAPEQAQVAGTLKEALVPLIGTRRCNSSCVYRGELTARMLCAGHLQGRVDACQGDSGGPLVCWDGSTWRLVGVVSWGQGCAEPNHPGVYTNVAQLLPWIHQVTQMQ from the exons ATGACCCAGCAGAAGGCAGTGAGCCTGAGGGATGTCCAGGTGAGTGCAGGGCAGCAGTTCCTGCAGGTGAGGCCCCGGCAGGAAGGCAGCCTGGAGGACCTGTGGCAGGTCAG gagcagctgccagtCCGGTCGGATCGtggctctgcagtgctcag AGTGTGGGCTGCAGGCGGGGGCCCTCAGGGTGGTGGGGGGCACAGACGTGGCCCCCGGGCGCTGGCCCTGGCAGGTCAGTGTgtgccagggctcccagcaccGCTGTGGGGGCTCCGTGCTGGCCCCCGAGTGGATCCTCACGGCAGCTCACTGCGTGCACAG gcagcccccggccccagcctGGCGGGTCTTTGCGGGCATTGTCACCCGCGGCTCGCTGCAGCCCGGGGCCGGGGTGCCGGTCCGGGACATCATCCCGCACCCGCTCTACAACCACAGCAGCCTCGACTACGACATCGCCCTGATGAGGCTCCGGGTGCCCCTCAATTTCTCAG GTGCCATCCGAGCCGCGTGCCTGCCGCCTGCCCCGCAGGACCTGCTGCAGGGCACGCAGTGCTGGGTGTCGGGCTGGGGCTACACCGCACCTGAGCAAG cgcAGGTGGCCGGGACGCTGAAGGAGGCCCTGGTGCCCCTGATCGGCACCCGGAGGTGCAACAGCTCCTGCGTGTACCGGGGTGAGCTCACGGCCAGGATGCTCTGTGCAGGACACCTGCAGGGACGCGTGGACGCCTGCCAG GGGGACAGCGGGGGCCCTCTGGTGTGCTGGGACGGCTCCACGTGGCGCCTGGTGGGCGTCGTGAGCtggggccagggctgtgctgagcccaaCCACCCCGGCGTCTACACCAACgtggcccagctgctgccctggatCCACCAGGTCACCCAG ATGCAGTAG
- the MPZL3 gene encoding myelin protein zero-like protein 3: MRRPAAAGAGGRLLLPLLPRGALLLLGVCNALSLEIKVSPKVRAFVGEQVLLKCSFRSSSPITESLLVDWTYRPLSGGQMETIFHYQSVPHPTAAGKFKDRISWVGNVASGDASIAIQSPELSDNGTFICSVKNPPDVYHNIPQTLLVVTERGLAFQLTSAALLSILVFLPSALVVILLLVRMGRKFRAMKEKGKCGYKKSSIEVSDEPEHTDTAGCCGGRIKEWCLNCVDTDEEDPY, translated from the exons ATGCGgcgcccggcggcggcgggggccggcggccgcctcctcctgcccctgctcccgcggggggctctgctgctgctcg GTGTCTGCAATGCTCTTTCCCTGGAAATTAAAGTCAGCCCTAAGGTCCGAGCTTTCGTGGGTGAGCAGGTGCTGCTGAAATGCTCCTTCAGATCCAGCTCGCCCATCACGGAGAGCCTGCTGGTGGACTGGACCTACCGGCCCCTCTCTGGGGGCCAGATGGAGACA ATTTTTCATTATCAGTCCGTCCCACACCCCACGGCAGCGGGGAAGTTCAAAGACAGAATATCCTGGGTGGGGAACGTCGCCAGCGGTGATGCTTCCATCGCCATCCAAAGCCCAGAGCTCAGTGACAACGGGACCTTCATCTGCAGCGTGAAGAACCCTCCAGACGTTTACCACAACATTCCCCAGACGTTGCTGGTGGTCACGGAGCGGG GCCTGGCCTTCCAGCTgacctcagcagctctgctctccatccTGGTGTTCCTCCCCTCCGCCCTCGTGgtcatcctgctgctggtgaggatggggaggaaaTTCCGGGCGatgaaggagaaaggaaagtgTGGCTACAAGAAATCCTCCATCGAGGTGTCTGATGA GCCTGAGCACACAGACACggctggctgctgtgggggCAGAATCAAGGAGTGGTGCCTGAACTGTGTG GACACGGATGAGGAAGATCCGTACTGA
- the LOC134561103 gene encoding T-cell surface glycoprotein CD3 epsilon chain isoform X2 codes for MRLEQSLPLLGLLLCAVGTTAQQGEFLVEISGTTVTITCPLEDENIQWDLPRKTDETRDRSLIIRDHDSAPANLSCSSGSKRRQLYLNARVCANCEELDAWTVAGIITADLLITLGLLILVHYFSKGRKGRASTAGDSRPRGQKMQRPPPVPNPDYEPIRKGQREVYAGLAPRGI; via the exons atgaggctggagcagtccctgcccctcctggggctcctgctgtgtgcag ttggCACAACAGCTCAGCAGG GGGAATTCCTGGTGGAGATTTCTGGCACCACGGTGACAATCACGTGTCCCTTGGAGGATGAGAACATCCAGTGGGACCTGCCTAGGAAAACAGACGAAACCAGGGACAGGAGTTTGATTATAAGAGACCACGACAGCGCTCCTGCCAACCTGAGCTGCTCCTCGGGCAGTAAGAGGCGTCAGCTGTACCTGAACGCCAGAG TGTGTGCCAACTGTGAGGAGCTGGACGCCTGGACCGTGGCGGGGATCATCACTGCAGACCTGCTCAtcaccctggggctgctcatCCTGGTCCACTACTTCAGCAAGGGCAGGAAGGGCCGGGCCAGCACCGCTGGGGACAGCCGGCCACGAG gtcagaaGATGCAGCGTCCTCCCCCCGTCCCAAACCCGGACTATGAG CCCATCCGGAAAGGCCAGCGGGAGGTGTACGCAGGCCTGGCACCCCGGGGCATCTGA